TCGTGCCACCTTAAAGGGAGACCATTTGGCTTGCTGCTTTCATTGActatattttattctttgttgttTCTCATTGAAACTGAAAGGAGCAAACAATCTAAAATACCACATTCTCATAAATATTCCCTTTATTTCAAGACATTATAATGAGAGATTGTAAGGTTGgaatcaatcaatttatttattttctttattttgcaacctgaaaatttttaaaaaattccaatCCTACAAAGCTACACAAGGGCAGGGATAAAGCCACATTTAGTCtctaaatttatcattttcttttaacttagtctttgaacttttttttttgtccacATTAAAGCTTTATAATTTTTCTCAATTCTAGTTTATGATGTGACactctaatataaaattataatttcttaatAATGATGATGTGGTACAATTTCAAAGCATCATATCATCacatgaatcaaaattaaaaaaaaattgtcaagaGCTTAATATAGACCAAAatagtttagagactaaattaaaaaaaaattgttaaatctaaaaattaaaaattacctCACCCCAAATGATTATATAGGTGGGGAAAAGGAAAGTAATGAGGGAAGCTCAATCGGCCGAAAATCAACCCCTTTGAAAGAGCTAGGCCCATCGACTCCGCAAAGAAAAGGCATGAagcaattattaaaataaatttggtgGTAGTGGTGGTGCTGATTAGAGGATGACTGGTCTGGTTGGTAGCATCCACCATTGATGCTTCACCTTTCATGTCGCTGTCCATGCTCGGGGATTTGCTCCTAATCTTAATGATTTGGTCGAAGTAGCCACTGCACTGTTGTCCCTCCGAAGTCTCAAAAATTTTTGCCTGTTTTTAACTTGTAACATATATCTTTATAAATGTTTGTGCATGAAATGAAGATCTTTTGTACTCCTACTTATCAACCCAATGAGTCGTAACAGAAAGAGAACTACAGACTGCAGAAGAAATATAATCATGTTCCAATCCAAcatcgtatttgaatcttctcattgaaatgcaaaatttgctTCAACTTTACATAAAGGATGAAACAAAAACTTGTTGCCCTCAACAGTTCCAAGCAACATTTTTTTATCATGTATATTTGGGCAATAAATACAACTGAAAACCTGTTGCTCAAAGCAGCATCCCAGTAATCCTTAAAAAGATTAAACCCCAAATGTGATGTTTAGCGAACCATTTAATCtctcattttcttctcctctttttatatttttttagccATGGATTCCACTATGGGTTCCACTGTGGATTCCACTACCTTTATCTGATCCTGAAATCAGTCCTTCTCtcctcatcttttcttctttaGATTTCCTACAAAATATCACCCAAGAATTCACTTCCAAAGCTATGCATATACCTACCAGTGTTGACAAGCACAAACAATACCCCAGCTTAGCATAGGACCTGCCTTCCCCCATAACTTCAAAGCCCTGGAAAACATTCACAACCCCGAGCACCACACAAGAGTACCCAACAAAATGGTGGTAGGATTTCCAGTACTTCCTGAATTTATGTGTAGTCTTAGGCCTAAACAGCAGAGCAAGTGTTTGAAGAGCCCCCAAGCAAAACGCTGCGAATCCAAGCTTCCTATGGAGTCCATACGTCACTCCTGGTGACATGGCTCCCATCCTGATCCCAATTGCAAACCCCACTGTTCCCAGGAAAAATGCTGACAATTGGATACCTGAATGGACGTAAAACCACGTAGGTCCTAGTGCTTGTACGTGGCGTAAGTACCGTGCCGTGACAGCGCCCATCGGTAGTAATAAGCCCCAGGAGATGGCGTTAAGGATTCCGTGAACAAGTTTGAGCATGTCAACGTTGTTGTGCTGTGTAGCAGCTGAGCCAGACAAGACATCAAATGTAGTGATCGAGGAAAGGTCGTTAGATGTTGTGGGATGGATGGTTGGGGAGTAGCCTTGGACATACAGTCCTCTGTTCCAAACATGGTGAATTTTGGTCTTGTTTGGTACAAGTTTCACCGTGGCATAAATTTGAACCGTAGCACCATTGTGTATAGTAGCCATCTTGCCACCATACAACGTAGCCGATGAAGATATCAAGTGGATATCAAGTGGGCGAGAGAGGAGTGGTGATTTTTGGAGCTTGACAGATGGGTCAAGAATGTAAGGTAGTAGTACCAACTGGCCAGAATTAGGGTCCGGAAATGCAACGAGGGCGCGTGTGCCAGTCATTTCCGCGGACATCGGATTGATTCCCCACCCGACCCAACCAGAAGGCGAAATGAAAGTACCGAAGAAGCAAACGTCTAATGTGGCATT
The Gossypium hirsutum isolate 1008001.06 chromosome A07, Gossypium_hirsutum_v2.1, whole genome shotgun sequence genome window above contains:
- the LOC107954955 gene encoding cytochrome b561 and DOMON domain-containing protein At2g04850 → MTHHFHCPQRNLATILINVKTKAPLSTFKPYPVLVSATMGFLFVIFLFISHLNTAFSGHCSTTTATKTFQKCMSLPTQQASIAWTFHPHNATLDVCFFGTFISPSGWVGWGINPMSAEMTGTRALVAFPDPNSGQLVLLPYILDPSVKLQKSPLLSRPLDIHLISSSATLYGGKMATIHNGATVQIYATVKLVPNKTKIHHVWNRGLYVQGYSPTIHPTTSNDLSSITTFDVLSGSAATQHNNVDMLKLVHGILNAISWGLLLPMGAVTARYLRHVQALGPTWFYVHSGIQLSAFFLGTVGFAIGIRMGAMSPGVTYGLHRKLGFAAFCLGALQTLALLFRPKTTHKFRKYWKSYHHFVGYSCVVLGVVNVFQGFEVMGEGRSYAKLGYCLCLSTLVGICIALEVNSWVIFCRKSKEEKMRREGLISGSDKGSGIHSGTHSGIHG